One region of Macadamia integrifolia cultivar HAES 741 chromosome 11, SCU_Mint_v3, whole genome shotgun sequence genomic DNA includes:
- the LOC122093146 gene encoding VQ motif-containing protein 1-like: MSGGGRDPVKVKIIDTEYVQTDPINFKSVVQKLTGKDAVASKADGSSARHNTAGPATSGVAVRPSREFLSQEDFDKMLKEMPSVDELYRLWIDQ; the protein is encoded by the coding sequence ATGTCGGGTGGAGGTAGAGATCCAGTGAAAGTGAAAATCATTGACACTGAATACGTTCAAACTGATCCTATCAACTTCAAATCTGTTGTTCAGAAACTTACCGGAAAAGATGCAGTGGCGAGCAAGGCAGATGGTTCATCGGCACGTCATAATACTGCCGGACCGGCGACTAGTGGTGTTGCAGTGAGGCCGTCAAGGGAGTTTCTCTCTCAAGAAGATTTTGATAAAATGCTTAAGGAGATGCCTTCAGTGGATGAACTGTATCGCTTGTGGATTGATCAATGA